The window TGCCTTTGGTAAATTTTTAACCTGCTACTCATATGACTAATTTTGCGGTGCCTGCGTTGGTGTAACCAAGACATCGATGCGTCGGTTGATGGCCCGGCCCTCAGGTGTTGTATTCGGGGCCAGTGGGCGATCGGGTCCAAATCCCTTGGCCTGAATATAATTTTCCGGAAGCGTCTTGTTCGCCACAAGGTAGGCTTGAACCGCCTCGGCTCGTTTTTGTGACAACTCCTGGTTTGTCTGGGCAGAACCGGTGCTGTCAGTATGCCCCTCAATTAAGACGTTGGGTTGAGAAAAGACCTGGATGGTCTTTTGAACTTTGCCAAGCAACGTATAATTTTCCGGGGTAAGGATTGCCTGCCCAACGGGGAACTTGATACCCCGTAACCGAATGATCAAATGATCGCCCTGCTTGTATACTTCCGCTTCATCGGGATTAAAAAAACCCTGAACAGTATTAAATTGTTCATTGAACTCTTTTTCAGCTGACAGTTTGCGTTTCACAGCCTCTTGTTCACGGGAATAGCCTTCTACACCCGCCAGATTTTGTTCTAACGAAGCGATTTGAGTCCGATAGCTGCTGTTTTCATTTTCAAGGGACTGCTTTGTCTGTTTGAGGGTCTGAACAGCGGCGGTCAACGTACTGAGCTGTGTCTCAAGCCCTTTGTCCCTAATATCACCGGTATTGAGAGTGTCGCCGAGTTGACCGAGTGAAGCTTCCATGTACAATGCAGATGCTTCGGGAGTCATGGACTGAAATTTTTTACTGCTTTCGCTGATTGCCATCAGTCGACGAGCCATGAATTCGGCATTCACATTTTTCTGGCTGATTTCTTCGGCTGCATAGGGGTTTCTTTCCGCATAGGCTTCCGCCTGTTTTAAGGCCTGTTCGGCAGCACTATAAGACATCGGTGCGATTTTATTGAGTTTTGCTTTTCTGGCATCATCCATCATCTTTCGGGTTTTGCCCAGGGCGTTATTTTTAATGGCCATGATCTCCAGCTTACGAAACCCGGATTGTACCTCTGCGGCATGGTTCTGGGCGTAACTCAAATTATCGTTTTCTATGGCCTGGGTGAGTTTTAGGTATTGGTTTTCCACATCCACATACGGCTTGCCCAACTTTTCGGCCCCTACCTTCAGCGCCTTGTCCCGATCTCCGTTAACTGCGCCAAGAATCGTTTGGGAGACTTTGGCGATCTCTTCAGCCTTTCTTAAGTTGGCGCTGCCATCAGCAACATAATCATTGATGGCAGATAGTTTGGCACCTTTTTCCAGAGCCTGTTTCGCTTTTGCAAAGGAAGCTTGCGCTTTTTGGAATAATCCAGGTGAAAGGACATCGATATTTCTGGTCCGTGCATCAGATAGGCTTGCTTCTAATTGATGCACGGATTGATTCACGGATGCATCGGGATTGATTGCTGAAACACTGGATGTTTGTCCTGTGGTACATGAGCTGACAATACTTAAAACAAAAAACAGCAGACATAAACGAATTATTCCTTTCATGTAACCCTCCCATAATGTTTTTGAACATAATTTGAAAATATAGATAAATTGGCTAAAAAGCAAAGAATGGAACTTGCTTTTTCCGCAAAAGAGTATAGTTAGCGGTCCCCTGTAAGTCAAGAATAAACCCGTATTGGACAAGATGCAGGCCATACGCGCCTGAAAGAAGTAGGCGCACATAATATAACGCACTGGGATGGCTATGCTTTTTTCATTATAACTCGATTTGGTTTGTCTTACACATACGGGGTTGGGTCCGGGATGCCGGCTTCGGTAAATCCTTTTATACGGTGCAGGCAGGAGTCACACCTGCCGCAGGAGCGTCCCTGACTATCCGGATCATAGCAGGATATGGTCAGGCTGTAATCCGCGCCCAAACGATGCCCTGTGACGATTATCTCGGATTTTGACATGTGGATCAAAGGGGTTTCAATGGTTAAAACAGTTTCCTTTGTTACCCCGGTTTTTGTGGCCAGATTGGCCATGGTCTGGAAGGCGTCAATAAATTGGGGCCTGCAGTCCGGGTATCCTGAATAATCCACGGCTGTAACACCGATGAAGATGGCTTCGGCCTTAAGCACCTCGGCCCAGGCCATGGCATAGGATAGGAAGATGGTGTTCCTGGCCGGGACATAGGTGACAGGAATTCGGGTTTGATCAATCTGCTCCACGGTTTCGTGTTTGGGCACGGCAATGTCGTCGGTAAGCGCAGAGCCTCCGAACTGGCGCAGGTCAATGTCCACGATCTTATGGTCAATGGTGCCCAGGTGGCGCGCCACCTTTTTCGCACATTCCAACTCAATGCTGTGACGCTGTCCGTACCTGAAACTTAAACTGTAAATATTGTACCCCCTGTCCCTGGCAATGGCCATGGCGGTGGTGGAGTCAATACCTCCGGATGAAAGAACAACGGCTTTTTGGGTCATGGGTTATACTCCTTTTAAATCCGGATCCCAGATGATTTTGTGTTGTTGCAGGGACAGCCTTGCTCCCAGTCTGTCTTCAAGTATCCATGCCGCAAGATCCGGCAGTTCAATCTTTCCAAAAACCGGGCTGATGTGAATGTGCTCCCGGGGATGGTTCATAAGGTGCGTATTAATGACGGATGTGGCGTATTCGTAGTCTTGCCTTGATCCCACCACGAATTTGATTTCATCTTTGGCTGTCATGTGGCTGAAATTGTCCAGAAGAAATGATCCGGCTTCACCGGATAGAGGACACTTGACATCCATGATACGGATACAGGCTGGATTTACCGGCGCAATACTCTGGCTCCCATTGGTTTCCAGAAGCACCTCAAATCCTTTTTCTAAAAGCACAGATATCAGTTCCGGGGTCTGGGGCTGAACCAAGGGCTCTCCACCGGTAATTTCAACCATGGGGCATTTATAGGCGGCCACCTGATCCACGATCTCATCTATGGACATGGGGACGGATTGTGTCTTTGCATAGGTGGTGTCGCACCAGGAACACGACAGGTTGCATCCGGACAGCCGGACAAACACGCAGGCAAGACCGGCCCGGGTGGATTCACCCTGCAGGCTGCAAAAAATCTCACAGATATCCAGAGACACTTATATCACCTGGTAGGATGATCCGCAGCCCGGGCTTTCAAATACCATGATTTTATGGATTTTGATAAATTCGGTGTTCAGGCGCCTGGAAAGCTCTGAGTAGAGAAACTTGGCTATATTCTCAGCCGTGGGATTGATTGATCCAAATTCGGCAACCTCATTGAGATTGGTGTGGTCCAGTCTGTTCAATACATCCTTGACCACGCTTTTAACATCCCTGAAATCTATGCCCATGCCCAACTGGTTGAGTTTTGTGCACCGGATGTGTGCTTCAACAACCCAGTTGTGGCCGTGCAGATTTGAGCAGTTGCCGTCATAGCCTCTCAGGGAATGGGCTGCTGCAAAATGGCTCTGGACACAAATGTCATATACGCCTGGCATAAATAGGTACTCCCTTAATAATAGATAACCCGGTGATTAAAAAAATCTATCATAATTTTGGCTTTGAATCAAAAATGTCAAGGTGATTAAATTTCTACTTTTCAAATTCATCCTTAAATTTCATAATCTTTGGATGGACACCTTAATATAATAAAAAATGCAGGGGAGAAAGACAACCATGGCCGATGTCATCCAGGCGTATCTTGAACAACAAAAATATTTGATCATTGACGGGGCACTTGGCACCGAGCTTGAGCGCCGGGGGTGCAGCCTTGATGATCCGCTTTGGTCTGCCCGGCTTCTGACAGATAATCCTGAAATGATTGCGGGCGTTCATTCCGATTATCTTCATGCCGGTGCGGACTGTCTTATCACCGCAAGTTACCAGGCCACTTTCCAGGGTCTGGCACGCCATGGATACACAAAAGAGCAGTCCCAAAGGCTTATCCGCTTTTCTGTGACACTGGCAAAAAACATGATCGATGCTTTCTGGGCTGATCCCGCCAACCGGGTCAACCGGCTGAAACCCCTGGTGGCCGCGTCTGTGGGACCTTATGGGGCTTTTCTGGCAAACGGGTCGGAATACACCGGCGATTACGGCATAACTGAAGATGAACTGGTTGAGTTTCATAGGGAACGATTGAAAACACTGGTTTTGGCCGAACCTGATCTTTTGGCCTGTGAAACCCTGCCTTGTTTTGCCGAGGCCAGAGCCCTTGTCCGGCTGATGGAGGACCTGGATACGATCCCGGCCTGGATCAGCTTCAGTGCACGGGACGGCCGGCACATCAACAGCAAAGAGAGCATCCGGGAGTGCGCCCAATGGCTGGATCGCAAACCCTGTGTGGCCGCCTTGGGCATCAACTGTACAGATCCGGTCCATGTGGCATCCCTTGTGAAAGAGATCAGGTCCGTAACCGACAAACCCATAGTGGTGTATCCCAATAAAGGCGGGGTATATGACGGATTGACCAAGGAGTGGACCCCCAAACTGGGCCAGCCCTCCTTTGTTCAAATGGCTGCCCAATGGGCAAAACAGGGAGCCAGGCTCATCGGTGGATGCTGCCAGACGACACCGGACGATATCCGGGGGCTTGCTCTTGCCCTAAAATTATAATCATATTTTTTATCAGACTGATCATCCGGCGTTCACGGTCAGAATATAAAAGAGCCGCCTTGATACACCCGGCGGCTCTTTATCTCTGAAACTTTGAAGTACAATTACATGGCGTCGAAAGCCTCGTCCGGAATGTCGGCGTTGGTGTAAAAATTCTGGACATCATCGTTGTCATCCAGGGCTTCCATGAATTTGATCATCTGCTCGGCTTCTTTGCCTGATACGGCGGTGGTGTTCTGGGGGACCATGGAGATTTCAGCCACCTCGCAGGCGATTTGTGCGCCGTCAATGGCCTCCTTGACCGCATCAAAATCTTCGGGGGCGGTGAGTACATCAAAGCTGTCGCCTTCGTCTTTGATGTCTTCGGCTCCGGCTTCAAGGGCCACTTCCATGAGGGTGTCTTCGTCTGCATGTTCCTTGGAAATGGTAATCACGCCCTTTTTGTCAAACATCCAGGCCACGCAACCGTCGGTTCCCACATTGCCGCCGGCCTTGTTAAAAATATATCTGACATCGGCGATGGTCCTGTTCTTGTTGTCCGTGAGGCACTCCACCATCACGGCCACGCCGCCGGGCCCGTATCCTTCATAGATAATCTCCTCGTAATTGACCCCGTCCATGTCGCCGGTACCCTTTTTAATGGCCCGGTCCACATTGTCCTTGGGCATGTTCTGGGCTTTGGCCGAGTCAATGGCGCGACGCAGCCGGGGATTGGCCCCGGGGTCTCCCCCGCCCATGCGGGCGGCTACTGTAATTTCCTTAATCAGCTTGGTAAATACCTTTGCCCGCTTTTTGTCGGCCGCCCCTTTTTTATGTTTGATGGTCGACCACTTGCTATGTCCTGACATGGATGTTGCCTCCTTGGTTTTTATATCTGAATATCAATAAGTTGTTAAATTTATTTTATGTTTTGCTGCGGACCGAACCTGGATGTTAACAAGTAAAACCAGTCCGTGACTGCTATTTTTTATCTTTTCCTATGATGTAAATTTCCTTGCTTTGTTTTCTGCAGCTTTCGGGCTTAAACACCCGGCACTGCCTGAACGCTGCCTTTACTTCCTGTTCAAACGCTTTAAAGTCGTTCCCCTGGAAAATTTTGCACACAAAATTACCCTGAAAAGCCAAATTTTTCAAGGCCGTGTCCAGGGCCATGCGGCACAGTTCAACTGAGCGGATGACATCCACATCCTTTCTGCCCGTGGTGGCCGGGGCCATGTCGCTTATCACGGCATTAAACGAACCGGCATGGGGCTCAGTAAACGACGGATGTTCAGGGTTAAGAATATCATCCTGAATGGTCAGGGCATTGGGCGGAAGTTTTGTTTCAACTTCTTTTAAATCAATGCCGAGCACACGACCCTGGTCTCCCACAAGCTTTGCCGCATAAAGGGTCCAGGATCCAGGTGAACACCCGAGATCAAGTACAATATCCCCTTTTTTGATAACCTGAAATTTGTTCTGAATATCTTCAAGTTTAAATACGGACCGGGCCGGATATCCCATGGATTTGGCCTTCTGGGTGAGATGGTCAGCCCACTGGCCTGCTTTGCCGCCTTTGCCGGCGGGCTTTGTACCCATTGCCGGCTTTTTTTTACCCTTCAAATAGTACCTCCACGGCATCCTTTAAAAAACTGACGCTTTCAATGGCCATGCCTTTGATTTTTGACAATTGCTTCATGGTGGCCGCAGGCACAAGGCACCGGGTAAATCCCATTTTGGCCGCCTCTTTGATCCGGGCCTGGGCATGGCTTACAGCCCGAATTTCCCCGGTGAGTCCGATCTCGCCGATCAGGGTGGTCTCCTTGTGTACGGGGCGGTCCAGAAAACTTGAGGCAAGGGCCGCTGCAATGGCAAGATCCGCTGATGGTTCGGTGATACGGACTCCGCCCGTGACATTCATAAAAATGTCGAGTCCTGCCAGGTTCATACCCAGCCGTTTTTCCATCACCGCCACAATCAGAGCCACCCGGTTGCTGTCCAGTCCCAGAACCGTTCGCCGGGGGGTGCCAAGCCCGGAGGTAGAGACAAGCCCCTGGATTTCCACCAGGATGGGGCGGGAGCCCTCCATGCTGGCCGTCACCACGGACCCCGGGGCCACCACAGCCCGTTCGGATAAAAACACAGCCGACGGGTTGGGCACCTGGCTCAGTCCCTGGTCCCGCATTTCAAACACCCCGATCTCGTTGGTGGAGCCGAAACGATTTTTAACAGCCCGGAGAATACGGAAAATATGGTTTTTATCCCCTTCAAAGTAGAGCACTGTGTCCACCATATGTTCCATGATCCTGGGGCCTGCAATGGCACCGCCCTTGGTGACATGCCCCACAAGAAAAATAGGAAGGCCAATGGTTTTGGACAGGCGCATGAACTGCATGGAGGCTTCCCGGATCTGGGTGACGCTGCCCGGTGTTGAGGTTACCTGGGGATGAAATACGGTTTGAATGGAATCCACAACCATGGTGTCATACTGATCGTTTTCCGCCATGGCAAGAATGGCTTCAAGATCTGTTTCAGACACCACAAATAAAGAACTTCCCAAAGATCCCAGGCGTTTGCCCCGCATGGAAATCTGGCCTATGGACTCCTCTCCGGATACATAAAGACATTTTTTTCCGGCCTTTGCCAGGGTGGACAGCACCTGGAGCATGAGCGTGGATTTACCGATCCCGGGGTCTCCGCCAATGAGCACCAGGGAGCCGCTGACAATACCGCCGCCCAGAACCCGGTCAAATTCATTGATGCCGGTGCGCATACGAAGGGAAGAAGAGACCTCAACGGATTCGATGGGCACGGGTTTTCCTGCAATGGCAGGCCTGACCGCACCCGCCACACCCGGAGTCCGGGCAACCAGGGTCTCCTCAACAAGGCTGTCCCAGTCACCACAATCCGGGCACTGGCCCATCCATTTAGGCGTCTGGGTCCCGCAGGTTTTACAACGGAAAATGGTTTTATCTCTCTTTTTAGCCACGTCCTGATTTTATCCAACTGGTTGAAAAATCGGGTGAATATATCATGATATTCTATCATGATCAACGTTTTCTAAATGCCAGGCGCTCGCTGATTTTTGCGGCCTTTTCGAATTCCACAAAGGCCAGGATCTGGGCGGCGGAAGCCTCTCGCATTCTTAAAAATATTTCATAGGCAACAGAAAGTTCCATTTTATTGACTATTTCCGCAGCCGCTTTGGGTTTCATGCCGGTATACATTTTCACCAGGCGGTTCATTTTTGCCTCAAATGCGGCGGCTTCCTCCTTCTCTTTGGCGGTTTTTTGGGTTTCAAGCCGGGCCAGATCCTCTTCAATCTGTTTTTTCAGGGCTGTCAGAGACGCCAGTTTTTCATCAATCTGAGCTTCATAGGTTTCCAGTTCCTTTTTTTCTTTGGCCAGTTTTTCACTGGCTTCGGCCACGGATTTTTTCTTATCTTCAAGGCCCTGGAGAACCACTTTGGCAGGATCGGGGCATTCGGGACATGCAGGGCATTCGGGGCAGGGGGCCGATTCACCGTCTTTTTTTTCACCGTCAGCCGGAGCCTTTTCCGGTTTCTGTTCATCTGCCGCCAGGACCAGTGCCGGCTGCCCCGAATGTATGTATGACACACCCATGAAGGCTGCCGTTATCAGAATCACACTGAACAAAAATCCGGCGATCCAGCGTTTAAATGCGTTCATTGTTCACCTCCCTGGCTGTTCTCAAGGATGAGGTTTCATCCAGGATCTTCTGTTCTTCCCGGAGCATTTCATGGGTATGTTCCAGGGCCTGTTTTTCCCGCAGCCGTTCCAGTGATTTTTTGTCAATGGTTCTTTTTTGTAAGTCTTGTCGTTTCTGTTCCAGAATTTTTTCAAGTTCGGCTTTTCTGCTGCGTTCAAGTGTGATCATCTGGTCAACTGCCGTAATAAATTGCCTGTGCCGGTTGAACTGGCCTGCTCCAATCCCTTTTTCCACGAGGACTTCAAGTTGCTCAACCGCAGATATTTTGTCCCCCTGCAACCCTGCTATGCGTTGTTCACAGGCCAAAACATCTGCCACAGCCTGGGCCATGGCCTGCTTGGCAATCTGTTCAAGATGGCACTTGTAATTTAAAAGACTTTGAAGTCTGAACTGAAATTTTTTCATGGATTAGACCTGATTCTGTTGGGGGCCAGCCGGTGTGCCCTTGGTTTCCAGCGCTCTTTTCAGGCCGGCTACACTGGTCCGCATATCCATTTTTTGGCCAACATTCTGGCGCAGCAGTCTGTTGATGCCGGGCATCAGTTTTCTGGCCTGGTCCACATCAGGATCTGATCCGGCCACATAAGCCCCGATGGTGATCATGTCCTCGGCATTCCGATATGCAGCCATGATATTGATGGCTTTGTCCCGCAGGGCCATGTGGTCGGGTGTGCTGACATCCCTCATAACCCTGGAAACACTGGCCATGACATCAATGGCCGGGTAATGTCCGCGGTTGGCAAGGTTTCTGGACAGAACAATATGTCCGTCAGTTATGGAGCGAACCGTATCCCCCACCGGATCATTCATGTCGTCGCCTTCCACCAGAACCGTGTAAATTCCTGTTATTGAACCGCCGCTTTCAAGGATTCCGGGTCGTTCAAGGAGGATAGGGATCTGGACAAAAAATGAGGGCGTATAGCCCCGGGTGGTGGGCGGTTCACCGGCAGCCAGGCCCACATCCCTGGAAGACATGGCAAACCGGGTAATGGAGTCGAGCATGAGCAGCACATCCTTGCCCTGGTCCCTGAAGTACTCGGCAATGGTGGTGGCCAGATACGCGCCCCGCATACGGGTCAAGGGCGGGGAATCCGATGTGGCCGCCACCACGACGGCCCGTTTGAGCCCCTCTTCTCCCAGGGTCTCCTCCACAAAATCCTTAACTTCCCGGCCCCGTTCCCCAATGAGCCCGATGACCACCACCTCCGCAGAGGTATGTTTGGTCATCATGCCCATGAGCACACTTTTTCCCACGCCGGATCCGGCCATGATGGCCACACGCTGTCCCCGGCCCAGGGTAATCATGGAATTAATGGCCCCGATGCCCACATCCAGGGGCTCTTTGATCATTTTGCGCTGCAGTGGCCCCAGGGGTTTTCCGTACAGATAATAGGAGGTTGAACCCACAATCGGCCCCTTATTATCAATGGGTGTTCCCATGCCGTCCACTACGCGTCCCAGCATGTCATCTCCCACCGGTACCATGGGGGACGAGGAAACCGGTACAATGCGGCTTCCCATGCTGATGCCCCGGATGTCACCAAAGGGCATGAACAGCGCTTTTTCCCTCTTGAATCCCACCACTTCAGCCATTACGGACAACCCATGGTCATTTATGATGCGGCACACGCCACCCACACCAAGGCCCAGACTGTCCCCTTCGGCAATCAGTCCGATCACCTGGGACACCCGGCCCACAGGCGTTACGGTCCGGACATTCTCCACAGCCCTGGCATAGGCGCTGAAATCCACTTTTTCAAAAAGATCATTCATCATATTTTAGATCGACTCCCCACCTTGGCAATGGCCTCGTAAACGGCCTGGAGTTTGGATTCAGGATCCGTGGCAATGGTGGCACCGGCACTTTCAATGCGGCACCCCCCCCTGGGAATCATGGCGTCCGAATTCACCGTGATATGGACCAGGGAACGCACCGCCTCAAAAAAGCTCTCCTTAACCATCTCCACATATTCATAATCCTCTGCAGCCACGCTCAGGGTAATTTCTTCAGGTGCGGCAAGCTGGGATAAAGCGTCCAGGATTGTGTTCTTGACCACGGCATCATCTGAGTCAATCTTGGCCATCACCACTTTCCCGGCGATCTTACAGACGAGATCAACCAGCTGGGTCTCATATCGGGCCAGCATGTTGTCCAGCATTTTGTCTGCGGTTTCAAGGGCTTGCCGAAAAGGATTCAGGACGGCCTCCATTTCCCGGACAATCTCCTGTTTTCCGGCATCTCGCCCCTCTTCCTGGCCCTTTTCAAAACCTTGGGCCTCACCTTTGGCAAACCCGTCGGCCTCCCCCTGTTTGAATCCCTCTTCCCGGCCTTTTTTCAACCCCTCTTCATGTCCCCTGGTATGACCATCGGCCTGCCCTTTCTCAAGTCCCTGGACCATACCCTTTTCATAGCCTTTGGCAAATCCCAGTTCTTCCGGGGTAGGTTGTTCTTCCGGCTCATCCTCGTTCTGGGCTTCCTGCGCAGGATCGGACGATTCCTGTTTTGCATCGGGTTTATCCGCAACCACATCCGCCCCCTGGATCAAAGGCTCAAATAACTCCTCTTTGATTCGTTTGGTCACTTTAATCAGGGCCTCAAATTCACCTTCTTCCTTTTGAAACTCCAAAGGATCAATCAAAAGCTTGAACCGGTCAAAATCAGGCTGGGTATCGGGCCCCTTAAGTGAGACCTCTTTATCAAAAGCGTCAAGGGCTCCCACGTCGATGGCCTGGAATTCATCCTCCTGTGGTAGTGGCCGGCCCTTTTTATGCTTTTTTTGATCAGACAAGGACATCATCTTTTCCTTTACCCAGGGTTATGGTGCCGTCGGCCTCAAGCTCTTTGGCTGCTCTGACCACGGCTTGCTGGGCTTCTTCAACCTCTGCCAGGCGGACAGGCCCCATGGCATCCAGGTCGTCTTTAAGCATTTCACCTGCCCTCTGGGACAGGTTAGCAAAAATTTTGGCCTTCATATCTTCAGTGGCGGTTTTCAATGCGTAGGTGAGCTGCTGGCCCTCAACCTTCTTGAGGATCTCTCTCATGGCATTATCATCCACGCTGGTCAGATCCTCGAATACAAACATGAGTTTGCGGATTTCATTGGCCATTTCCGCATCATCTTCCTCAACATATTCCATAACAGCATCTTCGGTGGATTTGTCCACACCATTGATGATCTCCACCAGGACTTCGATACCACCGGCCTTGCCTCCGGGGCCCACCGCGCCACTGAGTTCGTATTTCAGCGCCCTGTCCACATCCCGGACAACATCTTCGGAAATCTGTCCTAGCCGGGCGATTCTCATGGCAATATCCCCTTTGAGTTCATCGGCCAGGTTCATCATAATTTCCGAAGCAATTTCGCTGGGCATATGCGCCAGGATCATGGCTATGGTCTGGGGATGTTCTCCTTCTATATATGTCGACAAGGTGCCTGTATTCACATTCCGGCTCCATATAAACGGTTTGGCCTGTTTCT is drawn from uncultured Desulfobacter sp. and contains these coding sequences:
- a CDS encoding OmpA family protein: MKGIIRLCLLFFVLSIVSSCTTGQTSSVSAINPDASVNQSVHQLEASLSDARTRNIDVLSPGLFQKAQASFAKAKQALEKGAKLSAINDYVADGSANLRKAEEIAKVSQTILGAVNGDRDKALKVGAEKLGKPYVDVENQYLKLTQAIENDNLSYAQNHAAEVQSGFRKLEIMAIKNNALGKTRKMMDDARKAKLNKIAPMSYSAAEQALKQAEAYAERNPYAAEEISQKNVNAEFMARRLMAISESSKKFQSMTPEASALYMEASLGQLGDTLNTGDIRDKGLETQLSTLTAAVQTLKQTKQSLENENSSYRTQIASLEQNLAGVEGYSREQEAVKRKLSAEKEFNEQFNTVQGFFNPDEAEVYKQGDHLIIRLRGIKFPVGQAILTPENYTLLGKVQKTIQVFSQPNVLIEGHTDSTGSAQTNQELSQKRAEAVQAYLVANKTLPENYIQAKGFGPDRPLAPNTTPEGRAINRRIDVLVTPTQAPQN
- the queC gene encoding 7-cyano-7-deazaguanine synthase QueC, with amino-acid sequence MTQKAVVLSSGGIDSTTAMAIARDRGYNIYSLSFRYGQRHSIELECAKKVARHLGTIDHKIVDIDLRQFGGSALTDDIAVPKHETVEQIDQTRIPVTYVPARNTIFLSYAMAWAEVLKAEAIFIGVTAVDYSGYPDCRPQFIDAFQTMANLATKTGVTKETVLTIETPLIHMSKSEIIVTGHRLGADYSLTISCYDPDSQGRSCGRCDSCLHRIKGFTEAGIPDPTPYV
- a CDS encoding radical SAM protein — its product is MSLDICEIFCSLQGESTRAGLACVFVRLSGCNLSCSWCDTTYAKTQSVPMSIDEIVDQVAAYKCPMVEITGGEPLVQPQTPELISVLLEKGFEVLLETNGSQSIAPVNPACIRIMDVKCPLSGEAGSFLLDNFSHMTAKDEIKFVVGSRQDYEYATSVINTHLMNHPREHIHISPVFGKIELPDLAAWILEDRLGARLSLQQHKIIWDPDLKGV
- the queD gene encoding 6-carboxytetrahydropterin synthase QueD, whose protein sequence is MPGVYDICVQSHFAAAHSLRGYDGNCSNLHGHNWVVEAHIRCTKLNQLGMGIDFRDVKSVVKDVLNRLDHTNLNEVAEFGSINPTAENIAKFLYSELSRRLNTEFIKIHKIMVFESPGCGSSYQVI
- the mmuM gene encoding homocysteine S-methyltransferase, which gives rise to MADVIQAYLEQQKYLIIDGALGTELERRGCSLDDPLWSARLLTDNPEMIAGVHSDYLHAGADCLITASYQATFQGLARHGYTKEQSQRLIRFSVTLAKNMIDAFWADPANRVNRLKPLVAASVGPYGAFLANGSEYTGDYGITEDELVEFHRERLKTLVLAEPDLLACETLPCFAEARALVRLMEDLDTIPAWISFSARDGRHINSKESIRECAQWLDRKPCVAALGINCTDPVHVASLVKEIRSVTDKPIVVYPNKGGVYDGLTKEWTPKLGQPSFVQMAAQWAKQGARLIGGCCQTTPDDIRGLALALKL
- a CDS encoding YebC/PmpR family DNA-binding transcriptional regulator encodes the protein MSGHSKWSTIKHKKGAADKKRAKVFTKLIKEITVAARMGGGDPGANPRLRRAIDSAKAQNMPKDNVDRAIKKGTGDMDGVNYEEIIYEGYGPGGVAVMVECLTDNKNRTIADVRYIFNKAGGNVGTDGCVAWMFDKKGVITISKEHADEDTLMEVALEAGAEDIKDEGDSFDVLTAPEDFDAVKEAIDGAQIACEVAEISMVPQNTTAVSGKEAEQMIKFMEALDDNDDVQNFYTNADIPDEAFDAM
- a CDS encoding RlmE family RNA methyltransferase, translated to MKGKKKPAMGTKPAGKGGKAGQWADHLTQKAKSMGYPARSVFKLEDIQNKFQVIKKGDIVLDLGCSPGSWTLYAAKLVGDQGRVLGIDLKEVETKLPPNALTIQDDILNPEHPSFTEPHAGSFNAVISDMAPATTGRKDVDVIRSVELCRMALDTALKNLAFQGNFVCKIFQGNDFKAFEQEVKAAFRQCRVFKPESCRKQSKEIYIIGKDKK
- the radA gene encoding DNA repair protein RadA → MAKKRDKTIFRCKTCGTQTPKWMGQCPDCGDWDSLVEETLVARTPGVAGAVRPAIAGKPVPIESVEVSSSLRMRTGINEFDRVLGGGIVSGSLVLIGGDPGIGKSTLMLQVLSTLAKAGKKCLYVSGEESIGQISMRGKRLGSLGSSLFVVSETDLEAILAMAENDQYDTMVVDSIQTVFHPQVTSTPGSVTQIREASMQFMRLSKTIGLPIFLVGHVTKGGAIAGPRIMEHMVDTVLYFEGDKNHIFRILRAVKNRFGSTNEIGVFEMRDQGLSQVPNPSAVFLSERAVVAPGSVVTASMEGSRPILVEIQGLVSTSGLGTPRRTVLGLDSNRVALIVAVMEKRLGMNLAGLDIFMNVTGGVRITEPSADLAIAAALASSFLDRPVHKETTLIGEIGLTGEIRAVSHAQARIKEAAKMGFTRCLVPAATMKQLSKIKGMAIESVSFLKDAVEVLFEG
- the fliJ gene encoding flagellar export protein FliJ, whose amino-acid sequence is MKKFQFRLQSLLNYKCHLEQIAKQAMAQAVADVLACEQRIAGLQGDKISAVEQLEVLVEKGIGAGQFNRHRQFITAVDQMITLERSRKAELEKILEQKRQDLQKRTIDKKSLERLREKQALEHTHEMLREEQKILDETSSLRTAREVNNERI
- a CDS encoding FliI/YscN family ATPase, with the protein product MMNDLFEKVDFSAYARAVENVRTVTPVGRVSQVIGLIAEGDSLGLGVGGVCRIINDHGLSVMAEVVGFKREKALFMPFGDIRGISMGSRIVPVSSSPMVPVGDDMLGRVVDGMGTPIDNKGPIVGSTSYYLYGKPLGPLQRKMIKEPLDVGIGAINSMITLGRGQRVAIMAGSGVGKSVLMGMMTKHTSAEVVVIGLIGERGREVKDFVEETLGEEGLKRAVVVAATSDSPPLTRMRGAYLATTIAEYFRDQGKDVLLMLDSITRFAMSSRDVGLAAGEPPTTRGYTPSFFVQIPILLERPGILESGGSITGIYTVLVEGDDMNDPVGDTVRSITDGHIVLSRNLANRGHYPAIDVMASVSRVMRDVSTPDHMALRDKAINIMAAYRNAEDMITIGAYVAGSDPDVDQARKLMPGINRLLRQNVGQKMDMRTSVAGLKRALETKGTPAGPQQNQV
- a CDS encoding FliH/SctL family protein, with the protein product MSLSDQKKHKKGRPLPQEDEFQAIDVGALDAFDKEVSLKGPDTQPDFDRFKLLIDPLEFQKEEGEFEALIKVTKRIKEELFEPLIQGADVVADKPDAKQESSDPAQEAQNEDEPEEQPTPEELGFAKGYEKGMVQGLEKGQADGHTRGHEEGLKKGREEGFKQGEADGFAKGEAQGFEKGQEEGRDAGKQEIVREMEAVLNPFRQALETADKMLDNMLARYETQLVDLVCKIAGKVVMAKIDSDDAVVKNTILDALSQLAAPEEITLSVAAEDYEYVEMVKESFFEAVRSLVHITVNSDAMIPRGGCRIESAGATIATDPESKLQAVYEAIAKVGSRSKI